From a single Rutidosis leptorrhynchoides isolate AG116_Rl617_1_P2 chromosome 5, CSIRO_AGI_Rlap_v1, whole genome shotgun sequence genomic region:
- the LOC139848168 gene encoding alpha-1,4 glucan phosphorylase L isozyme, chloroplastic/amyloplastic, with product MAYSAAAANVSNRYSYGEVTSSHCSNLINFRFNFKFSNKTSSHLFFTTTSNYRKRRFYVRSEANPKLKDPVTVESGDASSIDRLKSDAEDVVSRIRYHTEFTPAFSPEGFDLPKAYFATAQSVRDSLIKNWNATYDMYEKMNVKQAYYLSMEFLQGRALLNAIGNLELTGAYGKALIKLGHKLEDVVSQEPDAALGNGGLGRLASCFLDSLATLNYPAWGYGLQYKYGLFKQLITKEGQEEVAENWLEMGNPWEIVRNDISYPIKFYGKVVTGSDGKRRWIGGEDIVAVANDVPIPGYKTKTTINLRLWSTKVPSADLDLSAFNSGEHTKACEAQANAEKICFILYPGDDSLEGKALRLKQQYTLCSASLQDIIARFEKRSGENVTWNEFSEKVAVQMNDTHPTLCIPELMRILMDLKGISWKEAWNITQRTVAYTNHTVLPEALEKWSFELMQKLLPRHVEIIEMIDEELINGIVQEFGKSDPELLERKLNAMRILENFELPSSIADLFIKPKEVSEVDISKVSNVSSEGSLVDEENEIVGNTEKAKDPKPAPIPPKMVRMANLCVVGGHVVNGVAEIHSEIVKQDVFNDFYKLWPEKFQNKTNGVTPRRWIHYCNPDLSKIITKWTGGDDWLLNTEKLAELRKFADSEDLHSEWKAAKRTNKLKVVSLIKEKTGYSVSPDAMFDIQVKRIHEYKRQLLNILGIVYRYKKLKEMNADERKEKFTPRVCIFGGKAFATYAQAKRIVKLITDVGVTVNNDPDIGDLLKVVFVPDYNVSVAELLIPASELSQHISTAGMEASGTSNMKFSMNGCILIGTLDGANVEIREEVGEDNFFLFGARAHEIAGLRKERAEGKFVPDPSFEEVKEYVRSGVFGPYDYDELMGSLEGNEGFGRADYFLVGKDFPSYIKCQEKVDEAYRDQKRWTRMSILNSAGSYKFSSDRTIHEYARDIWNIEPLHLH from the exons ATGGCGTACTCTGCAGCCGCTGCTAATGTTTCAAATCGTTATAGTTACGGAGAAGTGACGTCATCACATTGTTCGAACTTGATCAATTTCAGGTTCAATTTTAAGTTCAGTAACAAGACGTCAAGCCATCTGTTCTTCACTACCACTTCAAATTACAGGAAACGGCGTTTTTATGTTAGGAGTGAAGCAAACCCTAAGCTCAAGGATCCGGTCACCGTCGAATCAG GAGATGCAAGTAGTATTGATAGGTTAAAATCTGATGCTGAAGACGTGGTATCGAGAATTAGATACCACACAGAGTTTACGCCAGCGTTTTCTCCCGAGGGATTTGATCTCCCTAAGGCGTATTTTGCTACTGCACAGAGCGTACGCGATTCACTCATCAAAAATTGGAATGCAACTTATGATATGTACGAAAAGATGAATGTAAAGCAGGCTTACTATTTGTCCATGGAGTTTTTGCAG GGAAGAGCACTATTAAATGCCATTGGAAACTTAGAGTTAACCGGTGCTTATGGAAAGGCATTAATCAAGCTTGGCCACAAACTTGAGGATGTGGTTTCACAG GAACCGGATGCTGCTTTAGGAAATGGGGGGCTTGGAAGGCTTGCTTCATGTTTTCTGGACTCTCTGGCAACACTAAATTACCCAGCTTGGGGTTATGGGCTCCAATACAAGTACGGTTTGTTCAAACAGCTAATCACAAAAGAAGGTCAAGAAGAGGTTGCTGAAAACTGGCTTGAG ATGGGAAATCCGTGGGAAATTGTGAGAAATGACATCTCGTATCCGATAAAATTCTATGGAAAAGTTGTCACAGGTTCTGATGGAAAGAGGCGTTGGATTGGGGGTGAAGATATAGTGGCGGTTGCAAACGATGTCCCGATACCAGGATATAAAACAAAAACTACGATCAATTTACGTCTATGGTCTACTAAAGTTCCATCAGCAGATCTTGATTTGTCTGCTTTTAATTCTGGAGAGCACACTAAAGCATGTGAAGCCCAAGCAAATGCTGAAAAG ATATGCTTTATACTATATCCAGGGGATGATTCATTGGAAGGGAAGGCCCTGAGGTTGAAACAACAATATACTTTATGTTCTGCTTCTCTTCAAGATATTATCGCACGTTTTGAGAAGAGATCTGGGGAGAACGTGACATGGAATGAATTTTCCGAGAAGGTTGCTGTGCAGATGAACGATACTCATCCTACACTGTGCATTCCAGAGCTGATGAGGATATTAATGGATTTGAAGGGCATTAGCTGGAAGGAAGCATGGAATATTACCCAAAG AACTGTGGCTTACACCAACCATACTGTTTTACCTGAAGCGTTAGAGAAATGGAGTTTTGAACTCATGCAGAAACTTCTCCCTAGACACGTAGAGATCATAGAGATGATCGATGAGGAG TTGATCAATGGAATAGTTCAAGAGTTTGGTAAATCAGACCCTGAATTGTTGGAGAGAAAGTTGAATGCTATGAGAATTCTCGAAAATTTCGAGTTGCCATCGTCGATAGCTGATCTGTTTATTAAACCGAAAGAAGTATCTGAAGTTGATATAAGTAAAGTATCAAATGTTTCCAGTGAAGGCTCCCTTGTTGATGAAGAAAATGAAATTGTTGGAAATACAGAGAAAGCGAAGGATCCAAAACCAGCTCCCATACCACCAAAAATGGTTCGGATGGCTAATCTATGTGTTGTTGGTGGTCATGTTGTTAATGGAGTTGCTGAGATTCATAGTGAGATTGTAAAGCAGGATGTTTTCAACGACTTTTATAAG CTTTGGCCCGAGAAATTTCAAAACAAGACGAATGGGGTGACACCAAGAAGATGGATACACTACTGCAATCCAGACCTCAGTAAAATCATAACCAAGTGGACCGGTGGAGATGACTGGTTACTAAACACTGAAAAATTGGCAGAACTGCGTAAG TTTGCAGATAGTGAGGATCTTCATAGTGAGTGGAAAGCCGCAAAAAGGACTAACAAGCTCAAGGTTGTGTCGTTAATAAAAGAGAAAACAGGTTATTCTGTTAGTCCTGACGCAATGTTTGACATCCAG GTGAAACGTATTCATGAATATAAGAGACAATTGTTAAATATTTTGGGAATTGTTTATCGTTACAAGAAGCTGAAAGAAATGAATGCCGATGAACGAAAAGAAAAATTTACCCCACGAGTATGTATATTTGGGGGTAAAGCATTTGCCACATATGCACAAGCCAAACGGATTGTGAAACTTATCACAGATGTCGGTGTTACAGTAAACAACGACCCTGACATTGGAGATCTACTCAAG GTTGTATTTGTTCCTGATTACAATGTTAGTGTTGCAGAATTGTTGATTCCTGCCAGTGAGCTTTCACAGCATATCAG TACTGCTGGAATGGAAGCTAGTGGAACTAGCAACATGAAATTTTCCATGAACGGTTGCATCTTAATTGGGACATTAGACGGTGCAAATGTCGAAATAAGGGAAGAAGTTGGAGAAGATAATTTTTTCCTGTTTGGTGCTCGAGCCCATGAGATAGCAGGGTTACGAAAGGAAAGAGCTGAGGGCAAG TTTGTGCCCGACCCTAGTTTTGAAGAAGTGAAAGAGTATGTAAGAAGTGGTGTATTCGGGCCTTATGATTATGATGAACTAATGGGGTCGTTAGAAGGCAACGAAGGCTTCGGCCGTGCAGACTACTTCCTTGTTGGCAAGGACTTCCCGAGTTACATAAAATGCCAAGAAAAGGTCGACGAGGCATATAGAGACCAAAAG AGATGGACAAGGATGTCAATCTTGAACTCAGCTGGATCATACAAATTCAGCAGTGATCGAACAATTCATGAATATGCTCGAGACATATGGAACATTGAACCTCTTCATTTACATTAA